In Leclercia sp. AS011, the sequence TTAACGTAGTTATTGGCTGAGTACGTCAGGCCTTCTTTTTCCGCTTCCGTAAGGGGGCGGATCTGTTTTACCGGACTGCCTAAATAGAGAAAGCCACTTTCCAGCCGCTTGTTTTGCGGAACCAGACTCCCGGCACCAATCATTACCTCATCTTCTATTACTACACCATCCAACAAAATCGATCCCATACCCACCAGTACGCGATTGCCGATCGTGCAACCGTGCAGCATCACTTTGTGACCGACAGTGACATCTTCGCCAACGATCAGGGGATTGCCTTCAGGATTATATGAGGACTTATGGGTGACATGCAGCACGCTGCCATCCTGAATATTGGTGCGCGCACCGATGGAGACATA encodes:
- a CDS encoding gamma carbonic anhydrase family protein, with the protein product MSAVLRPYKDLFPKQGDRVMIDSSSVVIGDVRMGDDVSIWPLVAIRGDVNYVSIGARTNIQDGSVLHVTHKSSYNPEGNPLIVGEDVTVGHKVMLHGCTIGNRVLVGMGSILLDGVVIEDEVMIGAGSLVPQNKRLESGFLYLGSPVKQIRPLTEAEKEGLTYSANNYVKWKNDYLDQESQNHP